The following are from one region of the Mycolicibacterium diernhoferi genome:
- a CDS encoding aldehyde dehydrogenase family protein, translating to MTSVQTETGILAGEQRMLIDGELQPAASGATFGVEHPANETVVGDVADGSVHDMERAVGAARRAFDETDWSRDTDFRFHCLTQLHEALQRNQERLRRILVTEVGCPISVTGSQIESPIDEVRHWAEYGRDFDYLVDTGLHDTPLGPARRKLHHEPLGVVGAITPWNVPFYLNIAETIPALMAGNTVVLKPAQLTPWSGTELGRIIAEETDIPAGVFNVVTSNANEVGAALSADPRVDMITFTGSTATGRAILAAGAATVKKNLLELGGKSAHIVLDDADLSACLPLAAMMACVMSGQSCILPSRILLPRSRYEDGLAILKASMEGFPMGDPWTPGVMQGPQISAAQRCKVFGLIEAGTDSGARLVTGGGMPENLPVGYYVQPTLLADVDPNSVVAQEEIFGPVLTVTPYDSVDEAIAIANNTIYGLSGEVSGADVERAFSVATRMRTGNVTINGKSHFGIDSPFGGTGQSGLGYRNGAPGYLEYLHIKTIGMPE from the coding sequence GTGACCAGCGTGCAGACCGAGACGGGCATACTCGCCGGCGAGCAGCGGATGCTCATCGACGGGGAACTGCAACCGGCCGCGAGCGGCGCGACGTTCGGGGTGGAGCACCCGGCCAACGAAACCGTGGTCGGCGATGTCGCCGACGGCAGCGTGCACGATATGGAACGCGCGGTCGGCGCGGCCAGACGCGCGTTCGACGAGACGGACTGGTCCCGCGACACCGATTTCCGATTCCACTGCCTCACCCAGCTGCACGAGGCGCTGCAGCGCAACCAGGAACGGCTGCGCCGGATCCTGGTCACCGAGGTCGGCTGCCCGATCTCGGTCACCGGAAGTCAGATCGAATCACCCATCGACGAGGTCCGGCACTGGGCCGAGTACGGCCGGGATTTCGACTATCTGGTGGACACCGGCCTGCACGACACCCCGCTCGGACCGGCACGGCGGAAGCTGCATCACGAGCCGCTGGGCGTGGTGGGGGCGATCACCCCGTGGAATGTGCCGTTCTATCTCAACATCGCCGAGACGATTCCGGCACTGATGGCCGGCAACACCGTGGTGCTCAAACCGGCGCAGCTGACCCCGTGGTCGGGAACCGAACTCGGTCGGATCATCGCGGAGGAAACCGACATCCCGGCAGGGGTTTTCAATGTCGTGACGTCGAACGCCAACGAGGTGGGTGCGGCCCTGTCCGCGGATCCCCGGGTCGACATGATCACCTTCACCGGTTCGACCGCCACCGGGCGGGCCATCCTGGCCGCCGGCGCGGCGACGGTGAAGAAGAACCTGTTGGAACTGGGCGGCAAGTCGGCGCACATCGTGCTCGACGACGCCGACCTCTCCGCGTGCCTACCGCTCGCGGCCATGATGGCGTGCGTGATGTCCGGGCAGAGTTGCATCCTGCCAAGCCGAATCCTGCTGCCCCGGTCCAGGTACGAGGACGGCCTGGCGATCCTGAAGGCGAGCATGGAGGGTTTCCCGATGGGCGACCCGTGGACACCGGGCGTCATGCAGGGCCCGCAGATCAGTGCGGCGCAGCGTTGCAAGGTGTTCGGCCTGATCGAGGCCGGGACGGACTCGGGGGCCCGGCTGGTGACAGGTGGCGGGATGCCCGAGAACCTCCCGGTGGGGTACTACGTCCAACCGACGCTGTTGGCCGACGTGGACCCGAATTCGGTTGTCGCCCAGGAGGAGATCTTCGGTCCCGTGCTCACGGTGACCCCTTACGACAGTGTCGACGAGGCCATCGCCATCGCCAACAACACCATCTACGGACTGTCCGGTGAGGTCAGCGGCGCCGATGTGGAGCGCGCCTTCTCGGTGGCGACCCGGATGCGTACCGGCAACGTCACGATCAACGGTAAGAGTCACTTCGGCATCGACAGCCCGTTCGGCGGCACGGGACAATCCGGACTGGGTTACCGCAACGGCGCACCGGGCTACCTGGAGTACCTGCACATCAAGACCATCGGGATGCCCGAGTGA
- a CDS encoding SDR family NAD(P)-dependent oxidoreductase: protein MNTVPQLDGRKVLVTGAGQGVGRGLALAFAGAGAHVLVNDLRAERSEQVVEEIRAAGGASSSVPFDVTDYGAVAGAVAEHGGVDILVNNAGNAGADGFGDRSRFADSDPADWDMFLRVNLYGVLHCTRAVLPSMIAGRWGRVLTIVSDAARTGDAGGAVYGAAKAGAAGLTRSLAIENGRFNITANNISLGTMRTPLTEPLWAEQADSPQAKAILQNYAIRRPGLPEDVTNLALLLGSDQGAWITGQTICVNGGYSFAL from the coding sequence ATGAATACAGTCCCGCAGCTCGATGGCCGCAAGGTGCTCGTCACCGGCGCGGGTCAGGGGGTGGGCCGGGGGCTCGCGCTCGCCTTCGCCGGCGCCGGGGCGCACGTCCTGGTCAACGATCTTCGCGCCGAACGCTCCGAGCAGGTCGTCGAGGAGATCCGGGCCGCCGGTGGCGCCTCCTCGTCGGTCCCGTTCGACGTGACCGACTACGGCGCGGTCGCCGGGGCGGTCGCCGAGCACGGCGGGGTCGACATCCTGGTCAACAACGCGGGCAATGCCGGTGCCGACGGGTTCGGTGACCGGTCCCGTTTCGCGGACTCCGACCCGGCCGACTGGGACATGTTCCTGCGGGTCAATCTGTACGGCGTCCTGCACTGCACCCGGGCCGTGCTGCCGTCCATGATCGCCGGCAGGTGGGGGCGCGTCCTGACCATCGTGTCCGACGCCGCCCGCACCGGTGACGCCGGCGGCGCGGTGTACGGCGCAGCCAAGGCCGGGGCCGCCGGGCTCACGCGATCGCTGGCCATCGAGAACGGCCGGTTCAACATCACCGCCAACAACATCTCGCTGGGCACCATGCGGACCCCGCTGACCGAACCGTTGTGGGCCGAGCAGGCCGATTCCCCCCAGGCCAAGGCGATTCTGCAGAACTATGCGATTCGCCGGCCGGGTTTGCCCGAGGACGTCACCAATCTCGCGCTGCTGCTCGGCAGTGACCAGGGCGCGTGGATCACCGGTCAGACGATCTGCGTCAACGGCGGATATTCGTTCGCGCTCTGA
- a CDS encoding GNAT family N-acetyltransferase yields the protein MSSTELIRRAQPGDEAEIVAMIEELAAFEKASEECTVTESQMRAALFADQPIAFAHVVEVDGRAAATAVWFRNFSTWDGVAGIYLEDLFVRPAFRRRGLARKLLSALAAECVASGYTRLSWAVLNWNVDAIALYDAVGGKPQTEWTTYRVSGDELSALASAAD from the coding sequence ATGAGTTCCACCGAGTTGATCCGCCGGGCGCAGCCCGGTGACGAGGCCGAGATCGTGGCGATGATCGAGGAGCTGGCCGCCTTCGAGAAGGCCTCCGAGGAGTGCACCGTCACCGAATCCCAGATGCGCGCCGCACTGTTCGCCGATCAGCCGATCGCCTTCGCGCATGTGGTGGAGGTGGACGGCCGGGCCGCCGCGACCGCGGTGTGGTTCCGCAACTTCTCCACCTGGGACGGCGTGGCCGGCATCTACTTGGAAGACCTGTTCGTGCGGCCGGCCTTCCGCCGGCGCGGTCTGGCCCGGAAGTTGTTGTCGGCGTTGGCTGCCGAGTGCGTGGCCAGCGGCTACACGCGGCTGAGCTGGGCGGTGCTGAACTGGAACGTCGACGCCATCGCGCTGTATGACGCGGTCGGCGGAAAACCGCAGACCGAGTGGACCACCTACCGGGTGTCCGGTGACGAGCTCAGTGCGCTGGCGTCGGCCGCCGACTGA
- a CDS encoding isochorismate synthase, with amino-acid sequence MSSAGVTPSFVLSGPSGTLLADGVATGFSEVAAAQHALRTGAAPVVLGALPFDLDRPAALHRPGAVRRGAGLPDWPDTAPPAILHRETLPAGAVHRERVAEAVRRLRAPGSPLDKVVLARALRLTADAAWDPRAVLRRLAGADPAATVYLADLSPAGPEYTDRVLVGASPELLVARVGDTVVCQPFAGSAPRSADPTTDAANAAGLAASQKNRHEHALVVEVMRAALDPLCADLEIAAEPELHGTDALWHLSTPIRGRLRSPDTTALDLALTLHPTPAVGGVPTDLAAELITELEGDRGFYAGAVGWCDAHGDGRWVVSIRCAVLAADRLSALAHAGGGIVAESDPDDEVDETTTKFRTILTGLGAT; translated from the coding sequence ATGTCTTCCGCCGGCGTGACGCCCTCGTTCGTCCTGTCCGGACCGTCGGGCACGCTGCTGGCCGACGGTGTCGCCACCGGCTTCTCCGAGGTGGCCGCCGCCCAGCACGCCCTGCGCACCGGTGCCGCGCCGGTGGTGTTGGGCGCGTTGCCCTTTGATCTCGACCGTCCGGCGGCCCTGCACCGGCCCGGCGCGGTCCGCCGCGGTGCCGGACTGCCCGACTGGCCGGACACTGCACCACCGGCGATCCTGCACCGCGAGACCCTGCCGGCCGGGGCGGTGCACCGGGAACGGGTGGCCGAGGCGGTCCGACGACTGCGCGCCCCCGGATCGCCGCTGGACAAGGTGGTGCTGGCCCGCGCGCTGCGATTGACCGCCGACGCCGCGTGGGACCCGCGAGCGGTCCTGCGCCGACTGGCCGGCGCGGATCCCGCGGCGACGGTGTACCTGGCCGATCTGTCCCCGGCCGGTCCCGAGTACACCGACCGGGTGCTGGTGGGGGCCAGCCCGGAACTGCTGGTCGCCCGCGTGGGAGACACTGTGGTCTGCCAGCCGTTCGCGGGTTCGGCGCCGCGCTCGGCCGATCCGACGACCGATGCCGCCAACGCGGCCGGCTTGGCCGCATCGCAGAAGAACCGCCACGAGCACGCCCTCGTCGTCGAGGTGATGCGGGCGGCGCTGGACCCGCTGTGCGCGGACCTGGAGATCGCCGCCGAGCCCGAACTGCACGGCACCGACGCGCTCTGGCATCTGAGCACCCCGATCCGCGGGCGGCTGCGGTCCCCGGACACCACCGCCCTGGACCTGGCGCTCACGCTGCACCCCACACCCGCGGTCGGCGGCGTGCCCACCGATCTGGCCGCCGAGCTGATCACCGAACTGGAGGGCGACCGCGGTTTCTACGCCGGTGCGGTCGGCTGGTGCGATGCGCACGGCGACGGCCGCTGGGTGGTGTCGATCCGGTGTGCGGTGCTGGCCGCGGACCGGCTCAGCGCGCTCGCCCATGCCGGCGGCGGGATAGTCGCAGAATCCGATCCCGATGACGAGGTCGACGAGACGACCACGAAGTTCCGCACGATCCTGACAGGGCTGGGGGCCACATGA
- a CDS encoding acid phosphatase, with translation MSVHQHRLLLLRHGETEWSRLGRHTGRTDIELLDIGREQATLAAGALGDLQLRTPLVISSPRKRALVTAELAGLTVDEVSPLLAEWDYGDYEGLTTPQIRETVPGWTVWTHGCPGGETAAQVSDRADAAIALALEHMASRDVVFVGHGHFSRSVLSRWIELPVSEGVRFSMAAASIAVCGFEKGIPQFSALGLTGHTNPCLPPA, from the coding sequence GTGAGCGTCCACCAGCATCGGCTGCTGCTGCTGCGGCACGGTGAAACCGAGTGGTCACGTCTCGGCAGGCACACCGGCCGCACCGACATCGAACTGCTCGACATCGGTCGGGAGCAGGCCACCCTGGCCGCCGGTGCGCTCGGCGATCTGCAATTGCGCACTCCCCTGGTGATCAGCAGCCCGCGCAAACGCGCGCTGGTCACCGCGGAACTCGCCGGGTTGACGGTCGACGAGGTGTCACCGCTGCTCGCCGAGTGGGATTACGGCGACTACGAGGGGCTGACCACACCCCAGATCCGCGAGACCGTGCCGGGCTGGACGGTGTGGACCCACGGATGCCCGGGTGGCGAGACGGCCGCCCAGGTGTCCGACCGCGCGGATGCGGCCATCGCCCTGGCCCTGGAACACATGGCTTCCCGGGATGTGGTTTTCGTCGGGCACGGGCACTTCTCCCGCTCCGTCCTGAGCCGGTGGATCGAACTACCGGTGTCCGAGGGTGTCCGGTTCTCGATGGCGGCCGCGTCCATCGCGGTGTGCGGGTTCGAGAAGGGCATCCCCCAGTTCAGCGCGCTCGGGCTGACCGGGCACACCAACCCATGTCTTCCGCCGGCGTGA
- a CDS encoding ParA family protein codes for MTRVLAVANQKGGVAKTTTVASIGAAMAEKGRRVLLVDLDPQGCLTFSLGQDPDKLAVSVHEVLLGDVEPSAALIQTVEGMTLLPANIDLAGAEAMLLMRAGREYALKRALAKLTDDFDVVIIDCPPSLGVLTLNGLTAAQEVIVPLQCETLAHRGVGQFLRTINDVQQITNSDLKLLGALPTLYDARTTHSRDVLLDVADRYDLPVLAPPIPRTVRFAEASASGSSVLAGRKNKGANAYRELAESLMKHWKTGRALATFTPEI; via the coding sequence GTGACGCGAGTACTAGCGGTCGCCAATCAAAAGGGTGGGGTCGCCAAGACGACGACGGTGGCGTCGATCGGCGCGGCGATGGCGGAGAAGGGTCGGCGGGTGCTGCTCGTCGACCTCGACCCGCAGGGGTGTCTGACGTTCTCCCTGGGCCAGGATCCCGACAAGTTGGCGGTATCGGTGCACGAGGTGCTGCTCGGCGATGTGGAGCCGAGCGCCGCCCTGATCCAGACGGTGGAGGGGATGACCCTGCTGCCGGCCAACATCGATCTGGCCGGTGCGGAGGCGATGCTGCTGATGCGGGCCGGGCGCGAGTACGCGCTGAAGCGCGCCCTGGCGAAGCTGACGGACGACTTCGACGTGGTGATCATCGACTGTCCGCCCTCTCTGGGTGTGCTGACGCTCAACGGCCTGACCGCGGCGCAGGAGGTCATCGTGCCGCTGCAGTGCGAGACGCTGGCCCATCGCGGTGTGGGGCAGTTCCTGCGGACCATCAACGACGTCCAGCAGATCACCAACTCTGATCTCAAGCTGCTCGGTGCCCTGCCCACGCTGTATGACGCGCGCACCACCCACAGCCGCGATGTGCTGCTCGACGTCGCCGACCGTTACGACCTGCCGGTGCTGGCACCGCCCATCCCGCGGACGGTGCGGTTCGCCGAGGCCAGTGCGTCCGGTTCGTCGGTGCTGGCCGGCCGGAAGAACAAGGGCGCCAACGCATATCGAGAACTCGCCGAGTCGCTGATGAAGCACTGGAAGACCGGCCGGGCGCTGGCCACCTTCACCCCCGAGATCTGA
- a CDS encoding Rv3212 family protein, which translates to MVQPERRTRGDLIAAGVIALVVAVTAALIWWTSDARATISKPAAEPVPSLTPAPQVPTGLKQLWSANSAKTTAPLVVSGAVVTGDGGTVIGRDPVTGAELWSYSRDLELCGVTSVYQYAVAVYPDARGCGQVSTIDAGTGKRGPARTGYADPEVRLSTDGSTVLSAGDSRLELWRSDMVRMLSWGALDARVKPDVPQSPLCRLVSAAASSAAVSVMESCPQQSEMRLTLLRVSDEEDVPEVKYEQQPGVSSDADARVIAVSDTTTAVYLPSPHPVVNIVDDTGTGTVTASTRLDTAPSEHATMTRAGDVTTWWTGDSVLVFDSSGLHYKYTVAPAPNGAPVGPATVMAGELLVPVTDGYDVFDVKTGRGIRHIDLDRPAQSTAVVPAVAGSTVIEQRGDTVVALG; encoded by the coding sequence ATGGTTCAACCGGAACGCCGCACGCGCGGCGATCTGATTGCGGCCGGGGTGATCGCGCTCGTGGTCGCGGTGACCGCGGCGCTGATCTGGTGGACCAGCGACGCCCGGGCGACCATCAGCAAGCCGGCCGCCGAACCGGTGCCGAGCCTGACCCCGGCGCCCCAGGTGCCGACCGGCCTCAAGCAACTCTGGTCGGCGAACAGCGCCAAAACCACGGCGCCACTGGTGGTATCCGGGGCGGTGGTGACCGGCGACGGCGGCACCGTCATCGGGCGCGACCCGGTCACCGGTGCCGAACTGTGGAGCTACAGCCGGGATCTCGAGCTGTGCGGGGTGACCTCGGTGTACCAGTACGCCGTGGCGGTCTACCCCGATGCCCGGGGCTGCGGCCAGGTCAGCACAATCGATGCCGGTACCGGTAAACGCGGCCCGGCCCGCACCGGCTACGCCGACCCGGAGGTGCGGCTGTCCACCGACGGCAGCACGGTGCTCTCGGCCGGGGACAGCCGTCTGGAGTTGTGGCGGTCGGACATGGTCCGGATGCTCAGCTGGGGCGCACTCGATGCCCGGGTCAAGCCCGATGTGCCGCAGTCGCCGCTGTGCCGGCTGGTGTCCGCGGCGGCCAGTTCGGCCGCGGTGTCGGTGATGGAGTCCTGCCCGCAGCAGTCCGAGATGCGACTCACGCTGTTGCGGGTGTCCGACGAAGAAGACGTTCCCGAAGTCAAATACGAACAGCAGCCCGGTGTTTCGTCCGACGCCGACGCCCGCGTCATCGCGGTCTCGGACACCACCACCGCGGTGTATCTGCCCTCACCGCACCCGGTGGTCAACATCGTCGACGACACCGGCACCGGCACCGTCACCGCCAGCACCCGGCTGGACACCGCCCCCTCCGAGCACGCGACGATGACGCGCGCCGGTGACGTGACCACCTGGTGGACCGGGGATTCGGTGCTGGTCTTCGACTCCAGCGGCCTGCACTACAAGTACACCGTCGCTCCGGCGCCGAACGGCGCGCCGGTCGGCCCGGCCACCGTGATGGCCGGCGAACTACTGGTTCCGGTGACCGACGGCTACGACGTGTTCGACGTCAAAACCGGCAGGGGCATCAGGCATATCGACCTCGACCGGCCCGCCCAGAGCACCGCCGTGGTGCCCGCCGTGGCCGGTTCCACCGTGATCGAGCAGCGCGGCGACACGGTCGTTGCGCTGGGCTGA
- a CDS encoding DEAD/DEAH box helicase, translated as MTALDSKPTISFAELGVRDEIVRALAETGKEHAFAIQELTLPLALAGDDLIGQARTGMGKTLAFGVPLLHRITSDGTRPLNGTPRALIVVPTRELCLQVYNDLELAAKYLRAESPDGDRKFVVTSIYGGRPYEPQIEALRKGVDVVVGTPGRLLDLAQQGHLQLGSLSVLVLDEADEMLDLGFLPDIERILRLTPDDRQSMLFSATMPGPIITLARTFMNQPTHIRAESAQSSQTHDTTEQFAYRAHALDKVEMVARILQAEGRGATMIFTRTKRTAQKVADELSERGFKVGAVHGDLGQIAREKALKAFRTGEVDVLVATDVAARGIDIDDITHVINYQIPEDEQAYVHRIGRTGRAGKTGIAVTLVDWDELPRWTMIDKALGLNNPDPVETYSSSEHLYTELKIPAGTTGSISAPRKSKPRTEGERVERAERTERPVRTRTRTRTRGGQSATGHPEQSDGANASDATSAPATDTAPETESGDAPAKRRRRRRPRKTGTPAAG; from the coding sequence ATGACTGCACTTGACAGCAAACCGACCATTTCATTCGCCGAGCTCGGGGTCCGGGACGAGATCGTCCGGGCGCTCGCCGAAACCGGCAAGGAACACGCCTTCGCCATCCAGGAACTGACCCTGCCGCTCGCGCTGGCAGGCGACGATCTCATCGGTCAGGCCCGCACCGGCATGGGCAAGACGCTGGCCTTCGGCGTGCCGCTGCTGCACCGCATCACCAGCGACGGCACCCGGCCGCTGAACGGCACCCCGCGCGCCCTGATCGTGGTGCCCACCCGTGAGTTGTGCCTGCAGGTCTACAACGACCTCGAACTCGCCGCGAAGTACCTGCGGGCGGAGTCCCCCGACGGCGACCGCAAGTTCGTCGTCACCTCCATCTACGGCGGCCGCCCCTACGAGCCGCAGATCGAGGCGCTGCGCAAGGGCGTCGACGTCGTCGTCGGCACCCCGGGCCGGCTGTTGGACCTCGCACAGCAGGGCCACCTGCAGCTCGGCAGCCTGTCGGTGCTCGTCCTCGACGAGGCCGACGAGATGCTCGACCTGGGCTTCCTGCCGGACATCGAGCGGATTCTGCGCCTGACCCCCGACGACCGGCAGTCGATGCTGTTCTCGGCGACCATGCCGGGCCCGATCATCACGCTGGCCCGCACCTTCATGAACCAGCCGACCCACATCCGGGCCGAGTCGGCGCAGTCCTCGCAGACCCACGACACCACCGAGCAGTTCGCCTACCGCGCGCACGCGCTGGACAAGGTGGAGATGGTCGCCCGCATCCTGCAGGCCGAGGGCCGCGGCGCCACCATGATCTTCACCCGCACCAAGCGCACCGCGCAGAAGGTCGCCGACGAGCTCAGCGAGCGCGGCTTCAAGGTCGGCGCCGTGCACGGCGACCTCGGCCAGATCGCCCGGGAGAAGGCCCTCAAGGCCTTCCGCACCGGTGAGGTCGACGTGCTGGTCGCCACCGACGTGGCCGCCCGCGGTATCGACATCGACGACATCACGCACGTCATCAACTACCAGATCCCCGAGGACGAGCAGGCCTACGTGCACCGCATCGGCCGCACCGGGCGTGCCGGCAAGACCGGCATCGCCGTCACCCTGGTGGACTGGGATGAGCTGCCCCGCTGGACCATGATCGACAAGGCGCTGGGCCTGAACAATCCCGATCCGGTCGAAACCTATTCCAGCTCTGAGCATCTGTACACCGAGCTGAAGATTCCTGCCGGCACCACCGGGTCGATTTCAGCACCGCGAAAGAGCAAGCCGCGCACCGAGGGCGAGCGCGTCGAACGCGCCGAGCGCACCGAACGCCCGGTCCGTACCCGGACCCGCACCCGCACCCGCGGAGGCCAGTCGGCGACCGGACATCCCGAGCAGAGTGACGGCGCGAACGCCTCGGACGCCACCAGCGCGCCGGCCACCGACACCGCGCCCGAGACCGAGAGCGGCGACGCCCCGGCCAAGCGCCGCCGCCGGCGTCGTCCGCGCAAGACCGGCACCCCTGCCGCCGGCTAG
- a CDS encoding ferritin-like fold-containing protein has translation MISLPPQTSSAQPAGPADGAVRPGVSADHPGVTELFAVLAYGEVAAFYRLTEEGRMAPNLSGRINMASMAAAEMRHYEVLHEALAARDVDTVPAMTKYAPALENYHRLTTPSTWLEALVKTYIGDALAADFYLQIADALPPEVADVVRSVLAETGHSQFVVAEVRAAVTASDRQKHRLALWSRRLLGEAITQAQYVLADHDELVDLVMSSQGLAQLPEFFDRLQRTHASRMQELGLA, from the coding sequence ATGATTTCACTGCCGCCTCAGACGTCGTCAGCGCAACCCGCCGGCCCCGCTGACGGAGCTGTGCGGCCGGGTGTCTCGGCCGATCATCCCGGTGTCACCGAGCTGTTCGCGGTGCTGGCCTACGGCGAGGTGGCGGCCTTCTATCGGCTCACCGAAGAGGGCCGGATGGCGCCGAATCTGTCGGGCCGGATCAACATGGCCAGCATGGCCGCCGCCGAGATGCGCCATTACGAGGTGCTGCACGAGGCGCTGGCCGCCCGCGATGTCGACACCGTGCCCGCCATGACGAAGTACGCGCCCGCGCTGGAGAACTACCACCGCCTGACCACCCCCAGCACCTGGCTGGAGGCGCTGGTCAAGACCTATATCGGTGATGCGCTGGCGGCCGATTTCTACCTGCAGATCGCCGATGCGCTGCCTCCCGAGGTCGCCGATGTGGTGCGGTCGGTGCTGGCCGAGACCGGGCACTCGCAATTCGTGGTGGCCGAGGTCCGGGCGGCGGTCACCGCCAGCGACCGGCAGAAGCACCGGTTGGCACTGTGGTCGCGGCGGCTGCTCGGCGAGGCGATCACCCAGGCCCAGTACGTGCTCGCCGACCACGATGAGCTGGTCGACCTGGTGATGAGCAGTCAGGGGCTGGCCCAGCTACCGGAGTTCTTCGACCGGTTGCAGCGCACCCACGCCAGCCGCATGCAGGAACTGGGCCTGGCCTGA
- a CDS encoding DUF3107 domain-containing protein, which yields MDIKIGVTDSPRELIISTAQTPDEVEQAIVKSLSDASALLALSDDKGRRYLVPSAKIAYVEIGAADNRRVGFGVGAEAIKTS from the coding sequence GTGGACATCAAGATCGGGGTCACCGACAGCCCGCGAGAGCTGATCATCAGCACCGCGCAGACACCCGACGAGGTGGAGCAGGCGATCGTCAAATCACTGTCCGACGCCTCGGCGCTGCTCGCGCTGTCCGACGACAAGGGCCGGCGCTACCTGGTGCCGTCGGCGAAGATCGCCTACGTCGAGATCGGCGCCGCCGACAATCGCCGGGTCGGTTTCGGGGTCGGCGCAGAGGCCATCAAGACCAGCTAG
- a CDS encoding TetR/AcrR family transcriptional regulator, with product MSDLANAAGARGTKAGTGNRRGNRLPRDERRGQLLIAASEVFVDRGYHAAGMDEIADRAGVSKPVLYQHFSSKLELYLAVLQRHVDNLVSGVRQALRTTTDNRQRLRAAVQAFFEFVEHDSQGYRLIFENDYVTEPQVAAQVKVATESCTDAVFDLISRDSGLEAHRARMIAVGLVSTSVDCARYWLDNDRPISKDAAVEGTVQFAWGGLSHVPLTRS from the coding sequence ATGAGCGATCTCGCCAACGCCGCCGGAGCGCGCGGCACCAAGGCGGGCACCGGCAATCGGCGCGGCAACCGCCTGCCCCGCGACGAACGCCGCGGCCAACTGCTTATCGCGGCCAGCGAGGTATTCGTCGACCGCGGTTACCACGCCGCCGGCATGGATGAAATCGCCGACCGCGCCGGCGTGAGCAAGCCCGTTCTCTACCAACACTTCTCGTCGAAGCTTGAGCTGTACCTCGCGGTCCTGCAACGGCACGTCGACAATCTGGTCTCCGGGGTCCGCCAGGCCCTGCGCACCACCACCGACAACCGGCAGCGGCTGCGCGCGGCGGTCCAGGCGTTCTTCGAGTTCGTCGAGCACGACAGCCAGGGATACCGGCTGATCTTCGAGAACGACTACGTGACCGAGCCGCAGGTCGCGGCCCAGGTGAAGGTGGCCACCGAATCCTGCACGGACGCGGTGTTCGACCTGATCAGCCGGGATTCCGGCCTGGAGGCCCACCGGGCCCGGATGATCGCGGTGGGCTTGGTGTCCACCAGCGTCGACTGTGCGCGCTACTGGCTGGACAACGACCGCCCGATCTCCAAGGACGCGGCGGTCGAGGGCACGGTGCAGTTCGCCTGGGGCGGACTGTCGCACGTGCCGCTGACCCGGTCCTGA
- a CDS encoding DUF3152 domain-containing protein, with translation MREPLRAQRDPLAEDHGRPRANRDEHQQWRKQTWLGRFVSTYGWRAYALPVLAVVTCIVLYQTVTGTGAPSSVSAEGPVQGPPTIDAPSTAIVGAPPKGLTEFDANLPTGILPGGGPFTQAGAKTWHIVPGTSPKIGQGTDKTFTYTVEVEDGLDTASFGGDEGFARMVSETLANPKSWTHNAQFAFLRVDNDSEGPPDFRVSLTSPQTIREGCGYDIPLEASCYNPAYLGDQARVFINEARWVRGATSFQGDIGSYRQYVINHEVGHAIGYRQHEPCPENGALAPIMMQQTFSTSNNDGARFDAESVQADGLTCRFNPWPYPIA, from the coding sequence ATGCGGGAGCCGCTGCGCGCGCAGCGCGATCCGCTGGCCGAGGACCACGGCCGGCCCCGCGCCAACCGCGACGAGCACCAGCAGTGGCGCAAGCAGACCTGGCTGGGCCGGTTCGTCTCGACCTACGGGTGGCGCGCCTATGCGCTGCCGGTCCTCGCCGTGGTGACCTGCATCGTGCTGTATCAGACGGTGACCGGCACCGGTGCGCCCAGCTCGGTCAGCGCGGAAGGCCCGGTGCAGGGCCCGCCGACGATCGACGCCCCGAGCACCGCCATCGTCGGCGCACCGCCCAAGGGACTGACCGAGTTCGACGCCAACCTGCCCACCGGCATCCTGCCCGGCGGGGGACCGTTCACCCAGGCCGGTGCCAAGACCTGGCACATCGTGCCGGGCACCTCACCCAAGATCGGTCAGGGCACCGACAAGACCTTCACCTACACCGTCGAGGTCGAGGACGGCCTGGACACCGCCTCCTTCGGCGGTGACGAGGGATTCGCCCGGATGGTCAGCGAAACCCTGGCCAACCCGAAGAGCTGGACGCACAACGCGCAGTTCGCGTTCCTGCGGGTGGACAACGACAGCGAGGGCCCACCGGACTTCCGGGTGTCGCTGACCTCGCCGCAGACCATCCGCGAGGGGTGTGGCTACGACATCCCGCTGGAGGCGTCCTGCTACAACCCGGCCTACCTGGGCGATCAGGCCCGGGTGTTCATCAACGAAGCGCGCTGGGTGCGCGGGGCCACCTCGTTCCAGGGCGACATCGGGTCCTACCGGCAGTACGTGATCAATCATGAGGTCGGTCACGCCATCGGCTACCGCCAGCACGAACCGTGCCCGGAGAACGGTGCGCTGGCGCCGATCATGATGCAGCAGACATTCTCGACCAGTAACAACGACGGCGCCCGCTTCGACGCGGAGTCCGTCCAGGCCGACGGCCTGACCTGCCGCTTCAATCCCTGGCCGTACCCGATCGCCTGA